In Argiope bruennichi chromosome 4, qqArgBrue1.1, whole genome shotgun sequence, a single window of DNA contains:
- the LOC129966380 gene encoding uncharacterized protein LOC129966380: MDLSTEPKPTSERKSSEECLENLITKVPTNNKNGKMPGFSHDNNNSDSEKRENKMNGGKLYSGVVSNSIEHFDCKGQEKRKGVNATKKLEIGNRNDDEIEYFEDGLKLHAYEKEALKEDKENVEMETDFLQQINLQNDVSRSSSNTSSENSSGIENDFKLHDSIFDDSSTKQFPNVEGYNLAKYSCKKENEVFKKSGVGENEQEKINLINIKDNISTEDKCVVSSHNDISLFDAIKFPYKNPSNAFDVVVPLIGKTLISVDGIKPFNNRYDLAAEINQLKGIQDAPFMPKLSYHEWRKQRDARSQKEKDREERYEKFTAVKTAAYIIQISVSILQEMQNDNPDEEIIQRCFLRFLRVPASTLSLILSSQFVHVMMYIRGSSDFSHKLRRTADQCYMKCHVMFPIPDGYNFETVYTSEVVKNLPDQLNGMRNFILDYGDFEFPVSESDDSAFSDNNGD; encoded by the exons atGGATTTATCCACTGAACCGAAACCTACAAGTGAAAGAAAAAGCAGTGAAGaatgtttggaaaatttaattacaaaggtTCCTACCAATAATAAAAACGGCAAAATGCCAGGATTTTCTCATGATAATAATAACTCAGATTCTgagaagagagagaataaaatgaatggaGGGAAATTGTATTCTGGAGTGGTATCTAATTCAATAGAACATTTTGATTGTAAAG GCCAAGAAAAACGAAAGGGAGTTAATGCAaccaaaaaattagaaattggaAATAGGAATGATGATGAAATAGAGTATTTTGAAGACGGTTTAAAATTGCATGCATATGAAAAAGAAGCTTTAAAGGAAGACAAAGAAAATGTGGAAATGGAAACAGATTTTCTGCAGCAAATTAATCTTCAAAATGACGTCTCGAGAAGTAGTTCCAACACCTCTTCAGAAAACTCTTCAGgaatagaaaatgattttaaattacacGATAGCATATTTGATGACTCATCAACAAAACAATTTCCTAATGTAGAGGGTTATAATTTAGCCAAGTATTcatgcaaaaaagaaaatgaagtttttaaaaaatcaggtgTTGGAGAGAAcgaacaagaaaaaataaatttgataaatatcaaagATAATATCTCAACAGAAGATAAATGTGTAGTTTCTTCTCACAATGATATTTCACTCTTTGATGCCATTAAATTTCCTTATAAGAATCCTTCAAATGCTTTTGACGTTGTTGTTCCACTTATTGGCAAAACTCTGATATCAGTTGATggcataaaaccatttaataacCGATATGATCTAGCAGCAGAAATAAACCAGTTGAAGGGTATTCAGGATGCTCCTTTTATGCCAAAATTAAGTTACCATGAATGGAGAAAACAGAGGGATGCACGATCCCAAAAGGAAAAAGATCGAGAAGAAAGGTATGAAAAATTCACAGCTGTAAAAACTGCagcatatattattcaaatttctgttAGTATTCTGCAAGAAATGCAGAATGATAATCCGGATgaagaaataattcaaagatgcttTTTAAGATTTCTTCGAGTACCTGCTTCGACCCTTTCATTAATACTTTCATCTCAGTTTGTTCATGTCATGATGTACATTCGAGGGTCTTCAGATTTTTCTCATAAGCTTAGGCGTACAGCTGATCAATGTTATATGAAATGCCATGTTATGTTTCCAATTCCAGAtggatataattttgaaacagtttATACATCAGAAGTAGTAAAGAATCTTCCAGATCAGTTGAATGGAATGCGCAATTTTATCCTTGATTATGGTGATTTTGAATTTCCTGTTTCAGAAAGTGATGATTCAGCTTTTTCAGATAATAATGGAGATTAA